A genomic segment from Flavobacterium inviolabile encodes:
- a CDS encoding RNA polymerase sigma factor, with protein MSVEQIIYDCKNNDRKAQEQLYKLLSPKLFAVCLKYSRNYAEAEDNLQDGFILLFKKIEQYQFRGSFEGWAKRLMINNILQKYRNQGVYELVNDNIIDNNPTVDFDDEDVSLDYLISIIQELPDRYRLVFNLYVMDDYSHKEIAEMLNITIGTSKSNLARARMILKEKIEIQQHNRKVSSTQ; from the coding sequence TTGAGTGTCGAGCAAATCATATACGATTGTAAAAACAACGACCGCAAAGCACAGGAGCAGCTCTACAAGCTATTATCTCCAAAGCTTTTTGCCGTCTGTTTGAAGTATTCTCGTAATTATGCCGAAGCAGAAGACAACTTACAGGATGGTTTTATTTTACTGTTTAAAAAAATTGAACAATATCAATTTAGAGGTTCTTTTGAAGGTTGGGCGAAACGATTGATGATTAATAATATTCTTCAGAAATACCGCAATCAGGGTGTTTATGAATTAGTGAATGACAATATTATTGATAACAATCCAACGGTGGATTTTGACGATGAAGATGTATCCCTCGATTATCTCATCAGCATTATCCAGGAATTACCGGATCGGTACCGACTGGTGTTCAACCTGTATGTAATGGATGATTATTCGCATAAGGAAATCGCCGAAATGCTGAACATTACAATAGGAACATCAAAATCAAATCTGGCAAGAGCCCGAATGATTTTAAAAGAAAAAATTGAAATACAACAACACAACAGAAAAGTATCCTCAACACAATGA
- a CDS encoding lysophospholipid acyltransferase family protein, with translation MKILKILFWTLWRIWFYVLVTVPIIVLFPLLFLSILSEKTYPQFFVLARLWAKIIFYGMGFYYKVEREDVLEKGKSYMLVANHTSMIDIMLMLMLVKDNPFVFVGKKELAKLPIFGFFYKRTCILVDRSSSKSRFEVFKRAQKRLEQGLSICIFPEGGVPDNESILLDEFKDGAFRLAIEHQIPIVPMSFGDVKERFSFTFFSGSPGKMRIKIHKPVATVGKTQDNKKEVKDEVRTIILNQLLEFDKNKKAL, from the coding sequence ATGAAAATTTTAAAAATCCTTTTTTGGACACTTTGGCGAATCTGGTTTTATGTTTTGGTCACTGTGCCGATCATCGTTTTATTTCCGCTTTTGTTCCTTTCCATTTTATCGGAAAAAACATATCCCCAGTTTTTTGTTCTGGCAAGACTGTGGGCTAAAATTATTTTCTACGGAATGGGCTTCTATTATAAGGTAGAAAGAGAAGATGTACTGGAAAAAGGAAAAAGTTATATGCTGGTTGCCAATCATACTTCGATGATTGACATCATGCTGATGCTGATGCTGGTTAAAGACAATCCGTTTGTGTTTGTGGGTAAAAAAGAACTGGCAAAACTGCCGATATTCGGATTTTTCTACAAACGCACCTGTATATTGGTAGACAGAAGCAGTTCTAAAAGCCGTTTTGAAGTTTTTAAACGGGCACAAAAACGATTGGAGCAGGGGCTTAGTATTTGTATTTTTCCTGAAGGAGGTGTTCCGGATAATGAAAGCATACTGCTGGATGAGTTTAAAGACGGTGCTTTCAGACTGGCTATCGAACATCAGATCCCGATTGTTCCAATGTCGTTTGGAGATGTAAAGGAGCGTTTTTCTTTTACGTTTTTTAGCGGAAGTCCGGGGAAAATGAGAATAAAAATTCACAAACCGGTTGCTACAGTCGGAAAAACACAGGACAATAAAAAGGAAGTGAAGGATGAAGTGAGAACCATAATCCTGAACCAATTACTGGAATTTGATAAAAACAAAAAAGCACTCTAA